One region of Populus trichocarpa isolate Nisqually-1 chromosome 4, P.trichocarpa_v4.1, whole genome shotgun sequence genomic DNA includes:
- the LOC7458529 gene encoding uncharacterized GPI-anchored protein At1g61900: protein MSEGVSLKVKLSLSMVFVEVFLLILSLNECHCSPFNNHGGSLSTDRRVDGFLPEISPNSAPQPLLPLLAPSPFAPFTNITIPKLSGQCTLNFTAAQSLMRTTSTDCWSIFAPLLANVICCPQLEATLAILMGQSSKDTRTLALNETVSKHCLSDIEQILAGQGAESNVNKICSIHLSNLTGGSCPVKDVNEFEGTVDSSKLLAACENIDPVKECCDQVCQNSILETATKLALKASEVLIIAGSHGLTEHSTKVDDCKHIVLRWLAGKLEPSRAKEVLRGLSNCKVNKVCPLVFPDMRHVAKGCGNEISNETECCRAMESYVSHLQKQSLITNLQALDCATTLGMKLQRSNITKDVYSLCHITLKDFSLQVAKQESGCLLPSLPSDATFDHSSGISFICDLNDNIPAPWPSKSQLSAPCNKTIKIPALPAAANAQSGLYNEDVVIYVLFAASAVTMMLL from the exons ATGAGTGAAGGGGTGTCTCTCAAGGTGAAGCTGAGTCTGAGTATGGTTTTTGTGGAGgtgtttcttttgattttga GTCTGAATGAATGTCACTGCAGCCCATTCAATAATCATGGAGGCTCATTGTCAACTGACAGAAGAGTGGATGGTTTTCTGCCTGAGATCTCTCCAAATTCAGCTCCTCAGccccttcttcctcttcttgcaCCTTCTCCTTTCGCACCTTTCACAAACATTACTATCCCAAAGTTATCAG GACAATGCACGTTGAATTTCACTGCTGCTCAAAGTTTGATGAGAACGACATCAACTGATTGTTGGTCTATTTTTGCGCCATTGCTGGCTAATGTTATATGCTGTCCCCAGTTAGAAGCCACCCTTGCAATTCTTATGGGCCAATCCAGTAAAGATACCAGAACTCTTGCTTTAAATGAGACTGTTTCAAAGCATTGCCTTTCAGATATCGAGCAAATTTTGGCTGGTCAGGGTGCAGAAAGTAATGTGAATAAGATATGCTCAATTCATCTATCAAATCTCACTGGAGGGTCTTGCCCTGTTAAGGATGTCAATGAATTTGAGGGCACTGTGGATTCTTCTAAGCTTCTTGCTGCCTGCGAGAATATTGATCCCGTTAAAGAATGTTGTGATCAAGTTTGTCAAAATTCCATATTAGAAACTGCTACAAAACTTGCACTAAAAGCTTCTGAAGTATTGATCATAGCTGGGTCCCATGGTTTAACTGAGCACTCAACAAAGGTTGATGATTGTAAACATATTGTACTTCGATGGCTGGCTGGTAAACTTGAGCCTTCCCGTGCAAAGGAGGTTCTCAGAGGACTATCTAATTGCAAAGTTAATAAAG TTTGCCCTCTGGTTTTCCCTGACATGAGACATGTTGCAAAGGGCTGTGGGAATGAGATTAGTAACGAGACAGAATGCTGTCGTGCCATGGAGAGCTATGTGTCTCACTTGCAGAAGCAGAGTCTTATAACTAACTTGCAAGCTCTGGATTGTGCTACAACTCTAGGAATGAAGTTACAGAGGTCTAATATTACAAAAGATGTTTATAGCCTTTGTCACATAACCCTTAAGGATTTCTCCCTTCAAG TTGCAAAACAAG AGTCTGGATGCCTTCTACCAAGCTTGCCGTCAGATGCAACATTTGACCATTCCTCAGGGATCAGCTTCATCTGTGATTTGAATGACAATATTCCTGCTCCATGGCCGTCAAAGTCTCAGTTATCAGCACCGTGCAATAAAA CCATCAAAATCCCAGCACTTCCTGCTGCTGCAAATGCTCAAAGTG GTCTTTACAATGAAGATGTGGTAATTTATGTGCTGTTTGCTGCCTCAGCTGTTACCATGATGCTCTTGTAG
- the LOC18097398 gene encoding protein DETOXIFICATION 40 → MDSDTSRLSSKVSHHDETVSNELEEILTNNQSPYSKRLRLASWVELKLLFQLAAPAVIVYLLNNVISMSTQIFCGHLGNLELAAVSLGNTGIQVFAYGLLLGMGSAVETLCGQAYGANRYEILGIYLQRSTILLMLTALPLMVIYIFSKPILILLGEPVNIASAAAVFVRGLIPQIFAYAANFPIQKFLQSQSIIAPSAYISVGALVVHLFLTWLAVFKWDWGLLGASLVLSLSWWIIVVAQFAYIAMGKTCRNTWKGFSLQAFNGLWRFFKLSAASAVMLCLETWYFQILVLIAGLLKNAEVALDSLSVCTTISGWVFMISVGFNTAASVRVSNELGAGHPKSASFSVVVVTLCSFIISVIAAIIVMIFRDSMSYIFTEGEVVAKAASDLSPFLAATLILNGIQPVLSGVAVGCGWQAFVAYVNVGCYYLLGIPLGVLLGFKFDLGAKGIWSGMLGGTLLQTMILLWVTLRTDWNKEVENAKNRLNTWDDKRQPPLQE, encoded by the exons ATGGACTCTGATACTTCAAGATTAAGCTCTAAAGTCTCTCACCATGACGAGACTGTAAGCAATGAGCTTGAAGAAATACTAACAAATAATCAATCACCATACTCTAAGAGACTCCGTTTAGCTTCCTGGGTTGAACTGAAATTGCTTTTCCAGCTTGCAGCTCCGGCTGTGATAGTTTACTTGCTCAATAATGTGATTTCCATGTCTACTCAGATCTTTTGTGGGCATCTTGGAAACCTTGAGCTTGCTGCTGTCTCTCTTGGCAACACTGGCATCCAAGTTTTTGCTTATGGCCTTCTG CTTGGAATGGGAAGTGCAGTGGAAACCCTATGTGGCCAAGCATATGGAGCGAATAGATATGAAATTCTAGGCATATACCTCCAAAGATCAACTATTCTCCTCATGCTAACAGCTCTCCCTCTAATGGTGATCTACATATTTTCCAAACCTATCTTGATCTTACTAGGTGAACCAGTCAACATAGCATCAGCAGCTGCGGTTTTTGTCCGTGGACTCATCCCTCAAATTTTTGCTTATGCTGCAAACTTCCCCATTCAAAAATTCTTGCAATCCCAAAGCATAATTGCACCTAGTGCATACATATCAGTAGGTGCACTTGTGGTGCATCTTTTTCTAACCTGGCTTGCAGTCTTCAAATGGGACTGGGGCTTGTTAGGTGCAAGCCTTGTGTTGAGTCTGTCTTGGTGGATCATAGTGGTGGCTCAATTTGCATACATTGCAATGGGTAAGACGTGTAGAAACACATGGAAAGGTTTTAGTTTGCAGGCCTTTAATGGTCTTTGGAGGTTCTTTAAATTGTCTGCTGCCTCAGCAGTAATGTTGTGTTTAGAGACTTGGTACTTTCAGATTTTAGTCTTGATTGCTGGATTGCTTAAAAATGCTGAGGTTGCGTTGGATTCTCTCTCAGTTTG CACGACAATATCAGGATGGGTGTTCATGATTTCAGTTGGATTTAACACTGCTGCAAG TGTGAGAGTGAGCAATGAGCTAGGAGCAGGGCATCCAAAATCAGCATCATTTTCAGTCGTTGTGGTGACTTTATGTTCATTTATAATTTCAGTAATTGCAGCCattattgtgatgatttttcGAGACTCCATGAGCTATATCTTCACTGAAGGTGAAGTTGTTGCTAAAGCTGCCTCTGATCTCTCTCCATTCCTCGCTGCCACTCTCATACTAAATGGCATTCAGCCTGTTCTGTCCG GGGTGGCTGTTGGATGTGGATGGCAAGCATTTGTTGCATATGTGAATGTAGGGTGCTACTACCTTCTTGGTATTCCACTAGGGGTGCTTCTTGGTTTTAAATTTGACCTTGGTGCCAAG GGAATATGGTCAGGCATGCTGGGAGGCACACTTTTGCAAACTATGATTTTGTTATGGGTTACTTTGAGAACAGATTGGAATAAAGag GTGGAGAATGCGAAGAACCGGTTGAATACATGGGATGACAAAAGGCAGCCACCTCTGCAGGAGTAA
- the LOC7458532 gene encoding pectinesterase inhibitor, with the protein MKPVTSFFLFSATLSLTFFFHPSVAKGRTNLIQEVCTKTHNKVNCVASLESNPDSKQANLQQLGIIALNLASTKATNTSLYIKTTLLSNKTLGPVNEQALEDCSDQYLDAIQQLDDSLAALLANATNDVRAWVRAAVADVESCENGFKKQVPGQQMLLSSRNAVFRQLCNNVLVINKLLSQTSAGSN; encoded by the coding sequence ATGAAGCCCGTTACAAGTTTCTTCCTGTTTTCTGCAACTCTAAGCCTCACCTTCTTCTTCCACCCATCAGTGGCCAAAGGACGCACCAACCTAATCCAAGAAGTATGTACAAAAACTCATAACAAGGTTAATTGTGTTGCCAGCCTTGAATCTAACCCTGATAGCAAACAAGCCAATCTACAGCAACTTGGCATAATTGCATTAAACCTTGCATCAACGAAGGCAACAAACACATCCTTGTACATCAAGACAACATTGCTTAGTAACAAAACTCTGGGCCCTGTCAATGAGCAAGCCCTAGAAGATTGTTCAGATCAATACTTGGATGCCATCCAGCAACTTGATGACTCATTGGCTGCTTTGTTAGCCAATGCTACTAATGATGTGCGTGCTTGGGTGAGAGCAGCAGTTGCTGATGTTGAATCATGCGAGAATGGGTTCAAGAAACAGGTTCCTGGCCAACAAATGTTGCTGTCTTCGAGAAACGCAGTTTTTCGCCAATTGTGCAACAATGTCTTGGTCATCAACAAACTCTTAAGCCAAACAAGTGCTGGAAGTAATTAA